The following proteins are encoded in a genomic region of Solea senegalensis isolate Sse05_10M linkage group LG5, IFAPA_SoseM_1, whole genome shotgun sequence:
- the LOC122769433 gene encoding collagen alpha-2(IV) chain-like, translating into MCEINSCFILSIINCKPVFYRRYKIDQIFFFTIKGQHGPLGPQGPQGPPGRSGDPGIQGPKGHKGDSGQGGTIGPKGNVGQTGVPGFSGNDGIPGHPGQAGPRGKPGADGCNGTNGEPGFSGQPGYYGTPGFPGQHGRKGEKGDTLELSVYMERFRGDPGTPGMHGIFGPSGNPGWPGSRGIQGPKGPPGPPGPRGAKGTMTKVYKGNKGEQGDIGPPGLPGNSTHPHTLPPYGPQGPTGEKGPKGEKGEEENRGETGIMGFPGLRGESGADGSPGPRGEPGDRGVTGRHGPKGVRGDPGDVISSGSLLPWSSTGPPGPPGPPGEQGPDGERGPIGDQGPLGPPGRPASDTQQHVFDYFGPFGVSGEKGDKGQKGDAGLPAVTAGPPGANGRPGARGPPGPKGSWAEFFKGSAGGRGRPGNAGFKGPKGEHGVCECSIANAPVGLPGPVGERGDAGMTGEFGQEGDGGDPGLQGDDGFPGSRGLIGEPGPKGRKGDTAVATQKGYHGDRGDPGLDGEPGTPGAPGLSGVPGFPGNRGFSGEGPRGEPGDKGFPGLPGRPGAAGLRGEPGAVLGALKGQRGLPGDDGLAGFPGIPGTPGSPGDCRPTGDGGQVDVTGSCGANPGPPGPPGPPGPDGLPGFPGLIGQKGPPGLDGADGEKGETGDPGVGGLPGPPGFAGPRGDLGVPGKKGLNGNPGLPGVPGRHGNQGEKGQHGEIFGASPGAPGDQGLPGLLGNKGETGDEGDPGYPGMAGMPGMIGHKGEHGPHGLQGEEGRPGPVGKYGYPGDPGQSGPPGPYGAVGQPGFTGERGTEGEPGPPGPFGLKGTPGPYGNDGVAGEYGSPGDPGLPGIDGQPGVPGMKGYKGSPGMSGFEGNRGVHGLKGVSGQKGEPGVQGQFGPKGVIGKKGKQGERGVTGRPGDKPHIPAQIVVEMKGLKGDRGDPGKHGFTGPRGLKGFPGVPGWEGGHGLPGEPSNDKGQHGDPGAQGLPGLKGMPGPTGNRGISGFQGMDGSKGIKGSRGAYGASGDKGKKGVKGDQGPRIDLPGATGLRGEDGFQGEPGQRGLTGNTGDRGTTGFDGIEGKRGEPGDPGIAGFSGSDGQRGTPGNQGPKGFPGVPGKDGSPGFPGFPGNKGFPGLQGLYGLHGLKGQKGIPGNPGLDIIGPAGEPGAKGERGESGDPNSQPGFPGTAGLKGFQGPQGDHGLPGPPGFRGPVGPDGTAGRPGLRGDLGFPGAKGLQGFPGPRGLPGVGAPPGEKGVGGFNGFPGIPGRKGFKGDQGSLGYKGPHGVSGKKGVKGEQGLMGVPGINGVKGERGPVGTKGNTGATGFRGVPGSQGPPSIPISIPGERGPPGPQGIRGPGGVGGEPGPHGPPGDPGFIGPFGPKGMPGIGGTPGTPGFRGDAGHIGHPGLQGMEGHRGNPGIPGLPGMPGRSVSVGYLLVKHSQSDHKPMCPVGMSKLWDGYSLLYFEGQEKAHNQDLGLAGSCLPKFSTMPFLYCNPGDLCYYASRNDKSYWLSTTAPLPMMPVEEGEIKPYISRCSVCEAPSVAIAVHSQDITIPQCPVGWRSLWIGYSFIMHTSAGSEGGGQSLSSPGSCLEDFRTAPFIECNGAKGTCHYFANKNSFWLTSIDQSFHAKPAAETLKGGQLLSRISRCQVCMKNL; encoded by the exons atgtgtgaaatcaaCAG ttGCTTTATTCTTTCTATTATAAACTGTAAGCCAGTGTTCTATCGTCGATATAAAATtgatcaaatctttttttttacaatcaaggGTCAACATGGGCCTCTTGGTCCTCagggtccacagggacctccgGGGAGATCAGGTGATCCAGGCATCCAAGGACCAAAGGGGCACAAAGGTGACAGTGGCCAGGGCGGCACCATAGGCCCAAAAGGAAATGTG GGGCAGACCGGCGTTCCTGGGTTTTCTGGAAATGATGGCATACCT GGACACCCAGGTCAAGCTGGTCCCAGGGGGAAACCAGGAGCTGACGGCTGTAATGGCACAAATGGAGAACCAGGTTTTTCCGGGCAACCCGGTTATTATGGCACACCTGGTTTCCCT GGACAGCATGGCAGGAAGGGAGAGAAGGGAGACACTCTGGAGCTAAGTGTGTACATGGAGCGTTTCAGG GGAGATCCAGGCACACCAGGGATGCATGGAATATTT GGCCCTTCAGGAAACCCAGGCTGGCCAGGCAGCAGAGGCATTCAAGGACCTAAG GGTCCCCCGGGGCCTCCAGGGCCACGTGGAGCTAAG GGCACGATGACCAAAGTGTATAAAGGAAACAAGGGAGAACAA GGAGACATCGGACCACCGGGGCTGCCAGGAAACTCTACTCATCCTCATACTCTGCCTCCCTATGGTCCCCAG GGACCTACTGGAGAGAAAGGCCCgaaaggagaaaaaggagag GAGGAAAACAGGGGGGAAACTGGTATCATGGGATTCCCTGGTTTGCGG GGCGAATCTGGTGCAGATGGGAGCCCTGGACCAAGG GGGGAGCCTGGTGACAGAGGAGTAACAGGCAGACATGGACCTAAG GGAGTCAGAGGAGACCCAGGAGATGTGATTTCATCtggatcgttattgccctggtcTTCAACAG GTCCGCCTGGTCCGCCTGGTCCTCCTGGTGAGCAGGGTCCAGATGGAGAGAGGGGCCCGATAGGAGATCAAGGCCCCCTCGGACCCCCCGGGCGTCCTGCTTCTGATACACAACAACATG TGTTTGACTACTTTGGGCCTTTTGGTGTCAGTGGTGAGAAAGGAGATAAAGGCCAAAAAGGGGACGCAGGGCTTCCTGCTGTCACTGCAGGACCCCCGGGTGCCAATGGGCGCCCAGGGGCCAGGGGCCCTCCAGGGCCTAAAGGATCAT GGGCTGAGTTCTTCAAAGGGTCTGCGGGTGGTAGAGGAAGGCCGGGAAATGCTGGCTTTAAAGGACCAAAAG GTGAACatggagtgtgtgagtgcagcatTGCAAACGCTCCAGTTGGACTACCTGGCCCTGTCGGGGAGCGTGGTGATGCTGGAATGACTGGAGAGTTTGGTCAGGAGGGTGATGGTGGAGACCCTGGTCTCCAAGGAGATGATGGGTTCCCT GGCTCTCGTGGACTCATTGGGGAACCAGGCCCAAAAGGCAGAAAAGGGGACACAGCAGTGGCCACACAGAAAG GATACCATGGAGATCGAGGAGATCCTGGACTAGACGGTGAGCCAGGAACACCAGGTGCTCCAGGCCTGAGCGGTGTGCCTGGTTTCCCTGGGAACCGAGGTTTTTCA GGAGAAGGTCCCAGGGGAGAGCCTGGAGACAAAGGTTTCCCAGGTCTACCCGGTCGACCCGGTGCAGCCGGGCTGAGGGGAGAACCAGGTGCAGTACTTGGGGCTCTAAAAGGCCAACGTGGTTTACCCGGTGATGACGGTCTTGCAGGCTTTCCAGGAATTCCAGGAACACCTGGCAGCCCAG GTGACTGTAGACCGACAGGAGATGGAGGACAGGTGGATGTAACAG GTTCTTGCGGTGCAAATCCAGGGCCCCCCGGGCCACCTGGACCTCCAGGACCAGATGGGTTACCAGGTTTTCCAG GACTCATAGGTCAAAAGGGACCACCGGGTCTAGATGGAGCagatggagagaaaggagaaacaGGAGATCCAGGCGTAGGTGGCCTTCCTGGGCCTCCAG GTTTTGCTGGTCCTCGGGGAGACCTGGGAGTTCCTGGCAAGAAAGGTTTGAATGGAAACCCTGGTTTGCCTGGTGTTCCCGGGCGGCATGGGAACCAAGGTGAGAAGGGTCAGCACGGTGAGATCTTTGGAGCATCACCAGGAGCCCCCGGTGACCAAGGGCTGCCTGGGCTTCTGGGAAATAAAGGTGAAACCGGGGATGAAGGAGATCCCGGTTATCCAG GAATGGCAGGCATGCCTGGTATGATTGGTCACAAAGGAGAGCATGGCCCTCATGGCCTAcagggagaggaaggaaggcCTGGGCCAGTTGGCAAGTATGGCTATCCTGGTGACCCTGGACAATCAGGTCCACCTGGGCCTTATGGTGCTGTTGGACAGCCAG GTTTCACTGGAGAAAGGGGAACCGAGGGGGAACCAGGCCCTCCAGGTCCTTTTGGATTAAAAGGGACCCCTGGACCATACGGTAATGACGGCGTTGCTGGAGAGTATGGCTCACCAGGTGACCCAGGATTGCCAGGTATAGATGGACAACCAGGAGTGCCGGGAATGAAAG GCTACAAAGGCTCCCCTGGCATGTCAGGTTTTGAGGGGAACAGAGGTGTTCATGGGTTGAAGGGCGTCAGTGGACAAAAGGGAGAACCTGGCGTGCAGGGACAATTTGGCCCAAAAGGAGTGATtgggaaaaagggaaaacaag GTGAGCGTGGTGTGACTGGACGACCTGGTGACAAACCTCATATCCCTGCCCAGATAGTGGTTGAAATGAAGGGTCTCAAGGGAGATCGTGGAGACCCAGGAAAGCATGGTTTCACTGGACCTAGAG GTTTGAAGGGTTTCCCTGGTGTGCCTGGGTGGGAAGGAGGCCATGGTTTGCCTGGAGAGCCCAGCAATGACAAAGGACAGCATGGAGATCCAGGTGCTCAGGGACTCCCAGGTCTAAAAGGAATGCCAGGCCCAACAGGGAATCGAGGAATAAGCGGTTTTCAAGGAATGGATGGCAGCAAG GGAATTAAAGGAAGCCGTGGGGCCTACGGTGCATCAGGagacaaaggaaaaaagggggTCAAAG GTGATCAAGGCCCTCGTATAGACCTTCCAGGAGCTACAGGATTGAGAGGAGAGGATGGTTTCCAAGGAGAACCCG GTCAAAGAGGATTAACAGGAAATACTGGGGACAGGGGCACAACTGGATTTGATGGCATTGAAGGGAAAAGGGGAGAACCGGGTGATCCAGGAATAGCAGGTTTCTCAG gCTCAGATGGGCAGAGGGGAACTCCTGGGAACCAAGGTCCAAAAGGCTTTCCTGGAGTTCCTGGAAAAGATGGAAGCCCAGGCTTTCCTGGTTTCCCAGGAAACAAGG GTTTCCCTGGCTTGCAGGGTCTTTATGGGTTACATGGATTGAAAGGACAAAAGGGTATCCCAGGAAATCCAG GTCTGGATATCATTGGACCAGCTGGGGAGCCAGGAGccaaaggagagagaggagagagcggTGACCCCAACAGCCAACCAGGTTTTCCAGGCACAGCGGGTTTGAAAGGCTTCCAAGGACCTCAAG GTGACCACGGTCTTCCTGGACCACCAGGATTCCGTGGCCCCGTTGGACCAGATGGGACCGCAGGTAGACCAGGACTTAGAGGTGACCTGGGATTTCCAGGAGCTAAAGGATTACAAG GTTTCCCTGGACCCAGAGGACTTCCTGGTGTGGGTGCTCCCCCCGGAGAAAAGGGTGTTGGTGGTTTTAATGGGTTTCCTGGAATCCCTGGTAGGAAAGGATTCAAAGGAGATCAAGGTTCATTGGGATACAAGGGACCCCATGGTGTCTCTGGGAAAAAAG GGGTGAAAGGAGAGCAAGGACTGATGGGAGTTCCTGGTATAAATGGTGTGAAGGGTGAAAGAGGCCCAGTCGGTACAAAAGGAAACACTGGAGCAACAG GTTTTCGTGGAGTTCCAGGTTCCCAGGGTCCTCCTTCAATTCCCATCAGTATTCCAGGAGAGAGAGGCCCTCCAGGACCACAGGGTATCCGTGGACCCGGGGGGGTCGGAGGGGAACCAGGGCCGCATGGTCCTCCTGGTGATCCAG GTTTCATAGGACCTTTTGGGCCAAAGGGCATGCCGGGTATTGGCGGCACACCGGGAACACCTGGATTCCGTGGAGACGCTGGACATATTGGCCACCCCGGTCTACAGGGCATGGAAG GTCACCGTGGCAACCCTGGGATCCCTGGGTTACCTGGTATGCCTGGCCGCAGTGTCAGTGTTGGGTACCTACTGGTGAAACACAGTCAGTCCGATCATAAGCCCATGTGTCCTGTGGGAATGTCTAAACTCTGGGACGGCTACAGCTTGCTGTACTTCGAAGGCCAGGAAAAGGCTCACAACCAGGATCTCG GTTTGGCTGGCTCTTGCCTCCCCAAGTTCAGCACCATGCCCTTCCTGTACTGCAACCCTGGAGACCTGTGTTACTACGCCAGCAGAAATGATAAGTCCTACTGGTTGTCAACAACTGCGCCTCTTCCTATGATGCCcgtggaggagggagagattAAACCATACATCAGCCGCTGCTCAGTGTGCGAGGCTCCATCAGTTGCCATTGCTGTCCACAGCCAGGACATCACGATCCCACAGTGTCCTGTGGGCTGGCGCAGCCTGTGGATTGGCTACTCCTTCATCATG CATACATCAGCAGGAAGCGAAGGTGGAGGGCAGTCCCTGTCGTCGCCTGGCTCCTGCCTGGAGGACTTCCGCACAGCGCCGTTCATTGAGTGCAACGGAGCCAAGGGGACATGCCACTACTTCGCTAACAAGAACAGCTTCTGGCTAACCTCCATCGATCAGTCATTCCATGCTaaaccagcagcagagacactcAAAGGGGGCCAGCTCCTGTCACGTATCAGCCGCTGCCAGGTCTGCATGAAGAATTTATGA